TGTTCACGTCCTTGAGCATGTCGACCATCAAGTAGGCCGAAGCCGGGCGCAACACTTCGTGTTCGACCTTGGAATTCTTTTCGATGACTTCGCCGTTGCGGTCCACAATGGATTCAATCATGTACGGTTCGATTCGGTTACCGCCGTTGGGGAACACGGTATAGGCAGACGTCATTTCCATAAGCGTTGCCCCCACGGACCCCAGGGCCAAGCTAGGCACCGCCATCAACGGGGCACGCACAATGCCGAACTTGCGGGCGTAGTTGACCACGTTGTTCAGGCCGTATTTCATACCTGTCAAAATAGCCGGCAAGTTCTTGGACTTGTAAAGGGCACGGCGGAGCGTCATCATGCCTTCGAAGTCGTGTTCGAAGTTCGCCGGGCGCCAAACCTTGTTTTTGTCCTTGTCGTCCGGATCGGGAATGCTCACCGGCTGGTCGTTCACCGAGTCGCAGGGGCTTGCGCCGTTGTCCATGGCCGTCGAATACACAATCGGCTTGAACGACGAGCCGGGCTGACGCAGGGACTGCACCGCACGGTTCCAGCGGGACTGGTTAAAGTCGGAACCGCCCACCATGGCGCGTATTGCACCCGATTCGTTCTCGATCAAGATAGCTGCAATTTCAGGATGGTGATAAAGGATAGAGTCCGGAAAACGGCGCTTGTCGGCAGGACGCTTCAAGTCGTCAGCCAGGTATTCCTTTTTAAAGAGCGTGTAGACGCTATCGAAGTGAGCGACCACGCTGTCTTCGGGCATGTTATACTTTTTAGTCAGGTACAGGCGGCGGGTAGCGCGGTACTTGACGCGGCGGCGGACCTTTTCGACCTGCACACGGGCAACGCTGTCGGCAAAGGCCTGAATGTCCGGGTCAATCGTCGAGTTGATCGAGACACCGTCGGCATACAGAGAATTTTCGCCGTACTTCTTTTCCATGTACTTGCGGATTTCTTCGTAGAAGTACAGGCCCGATTCGTTCGAAGTTTCCTTTTCGGCAAGCGTAATCGGCGTCTTGATATATTCGTGGTATTCGTCATCGTTAATATAACCGGCATCGCGCATGGCATAAAGCACCGTATTGCGACGTTCAAACGCAGCTTCGGGGTGACGGTCCGGGCGGTAAGCTTCCGGGCGCTGCAGCATACCGGCCAAAACGGCAAGTTCCGGAATCGTAAGGCTATCGAGCGGACGACCGAAGTAGAACTTACCTGCCGCCTGGAAACCGTAGTTACCGCCAGCCAGGTACACTTCGTTCATGTAGAATTCAAGGATTTCTTCTTTCGTATATGTTTGTTCGATACGGATAGCCGTCATCATTTCCTTGATTTTACGCGAAATCGTACGTTCCGGCGTGAGGAACAAAAGCTTGGTCAGCTGCTGCGTCAAGGTCGATGCTCCGCGGAGCTTTTTGCCCGACAAGGCGCTTTCCATAACGGCAGACGGAATTGCCCACACGTTCATGCCCCAGTGGCTATAGAAGGCTCGATCTTCGGTGGCCATCACGGCGTGGATCGCATTTTCGGGAATCGAGTCGAAGCTCGTCCATTCGCGGCGTTCCACGAAATATTCGTGGGCAATCTTTCCGTTCATGTCGTAAATGTTCGTGACAAGTCTCGGATTGATCTGCTCGAGCTGCGAAAGCGAAGGCAGTTCCGGCGAAAAGTGATTGTAGACCGCAATCACGGCGATAAAGGCAGCAAGCACGGGTACCGCAAAAATGATCAGCCACTTGACCACCCTGCGGTCAGTAAACCAGCCCTTCAAAATATTCAGAACCGAAAGTAATACGGGTTTGACTTTATCCATGGTCCAATACCGTTAAAAAATTTGGCCAAAAAGATAGTTATTGTATGGCAATCCGATTACGCACCGCTCCTTAAAACCACGCAAAAGCGGGGTGATTCGTCTACAATTCAAAAATTCTTAAAAATTTTTCAACAAAAACCCTTGACAGCACCCGCACTTTAAACTATCTTTGGGCCATCAATCAAGCGGATGTAGCCCAACTGGATAGAGCGTTTGGCTACGAACCAAAAGGCTCCAGGTTCGAGTCCTGGCACCCGCAGAAAGGAAGACGTTTCACGATAAGTGAGACGTCTTTCTTGTTTCTATACAATCTTCCGTTTCCACAACCCGTAAAAGCCGTTAAGATATTTTTGCAAAGTCTGCAAATAGTTGTTTGCACGCCCCAAGGCCATCTAATTCTAAAATTGGCAACAAGAGAGTGATTGGTTATCCACGTTTTTTCGAGGTTGTTTGTGGAATACAAGGATTACATTCTCAGCGAAGCCATTAGGCTTGTTTTTGTGGAAAGTCGTCGACAGAGGGGCCTTACCCAAAACGGACTTTCCATTAAGTCAAACATTACCCGGCAATTCATATCGCAAGTCGAAGTCGGAAAAAGACTTCCGTCCATCAATACCATATGTGCGCTGGCCAATGCCTACAACAAATCACTATCCCAGCTGTTTTATGAAGTAGACCGCTTTTACCCCCTAATCGAGAACAAGAAGCGCCTCTTTAAAATTCCGTCGAGTATTGCTGCAGAAACAAGGCAAAATATGACAGATTACATCAATAACGCAAAAAAACAGAAGTAATCCGACCCGTCAAAAGCACCGCCAAAACAAAACAAACTGGGGTAATAACAGCTATTTTTACCCTTAACAAAAATGTATTTTTTTGCTATCTTTAGCCCCCGATGGAATGGCCAAAGAACATAAAGACGCTGACCGAGGACGAGCTCAAAGCTTGGCTCCGCGATCAGGATGAAAAACCGTTCCGTGCAAGCCAGATTCAAAAATGGCTCTTTTGCCAGCAAGTCAAAAGCTACGACGAAATGGGGAACATTTCCCCCGCCCTCCGCGAAAAACTGGCAAATCAGTTCAGCCTTCGTGCATTGACCGAAGAACAGCGCATGGTGTCGGTAGATGGCACGGTCAAGTGGCTTTTCAAGACCCACGACGACCACCATATCGAAACGGTGATGATTCCTGCAAACGGTCGCTATTCCGTATGCGTCTCGACCCAGGTCGGCTGCGCCATGAATTGCGCCTTCTGCCGTACTGCCAAAATGGGCTTTACCCGAAACCTGGAAGCAGGCGAAATCCTGGAAGAAATCATCAACGTGAACTGGTACCTGAAGGATTCTGGCCTTTTGAACGAAGAAGGCAAAACGGCCCAGGTCACCAACATCATCTTCATGGGAATGGGCGAACCCCTGAACAACCTGGAAAACGTGCACCGCGTCTGCTGTACGCTCCATAACCAGAGCCTGTTCAACATGGGTTCTAAGCGCATGACCGTAAGCACGAGCGGAGTCGTTCCCAAGATCAAGGAACTGGTGGACCGCAATACCCCCTGTTGCCTCGCCGTAAGTCTGAACAGCACCAATAACGAATACCGTTCGTCTGTGATGCCGGTGAACAAGACCTGGCCCATCGAAAAACTTTTGGAAGCGGTTGACGAATACATTCGCAGAACCGATAATTATGTAACGTTTGAATTTGTCCTGATTCAGGACATCACCTGCACCCCGAAGGCAGCCAAGGAGCTCATTCGCATTTGCGCCCCCCGCCGCGTGAAAGTGAACGCCATCGTACTAAACGACGGCGACGACCCCACGCTGCATGCCCCCACGCCGGAACAGGTAGAAGACTTTTTGGCAATGGTTAGGGCTGCCGAAATTCAAATCACGATCCGCAACCCGCGCGGCCGCGACATTCTCGCCGCCTGCGGGCAACTTGCGTACAAAAAGGAAGGTAAATAATGTTAACGCAGAACCTCCCGGATTTCTGGGATAATCTTTATGCCGAAGGCAAGGACTACTGGAATCTCAAGAAGGTGACGCCCGCTCTGACGGAATTTTTCAAGCACCCCTCTTGTCCCGCTACGGGCTCCGTTCTGGTTCCCGGCGCAGGCTTTGGCTACGATGCCGAAGCATGGGCTTTGCGCGGACACGACGTGCTGGCAGTCGACTTTGCCCCCTCTGCCGTCGATGAACTTGACCACTTGAGCCGCAAACACAAGAACCTGCGTTCTTTGGACCTTGACCTGTTCTCGCTTTCTCCCAAGGACGACAAGCGTGGCGGTCAGCTTTTTGATATCGTTTACGATTACTGCTGCTTTACGGCAATCCACCCGGGTCGCCGCGACGAATTCTTCGAAGTCTGCTACAAGATGATGAAGGACGACGGTCTGTTGATTCTTTTCTTGTACCCGCTTATGAACGGCAAGACTCTGCAGGGTCCGCCGCATGCCACCAGCGAAGGCGAACTCATGGCCCGTCTCGGCGGCGTGTTCGATGTCGTCGAACGTATCAAGCCCACAAACAGCATCGCCGGTCGCGAAGGCAAGGAAGAAATCTGGCTCCTTAAAAAGTGCCTGTAAGCTAGACGAATGTATGCTCGCTTGGCGAGCTGTAAACTAGAGACGAGAGAATAAAAAACTCTCGTCTTTTTCGTTATCAAGCTCAGCTTGACAGGGTCTATACCCTTTCAATTTTTCTATTTTTTTCACCAAATTTTAACGGCGGCCAAGCCGCTCTAACGTAGACACAAGGATTGAATTATGGCAAAAGATTTATGCCCCTGCGGTTCCGGTAAGGAATACTGCGAATGTTGTGAACCGATCATCAAGCAGAAGGCTCTCGCAGCAAGCCCCGAAGCTTTGATGCGTTCTCGTTACACTGCTTACGTAAAGCAGGAAATCGGCTGGCTCAAGGAATCTCTCGAACCCACGCAGCGTGGTGATTTCGACGAACCGAGCGTGACCGCCTGGAGCAAGGAATCCGAATGGCTCGGCATCGAAATCAAGCAGACCAAGACCGAAGAAGAAAAGAACATCGGCTGGGTCGAATTTATCGCACGCTTCAAGCAGGGTAACATCACCCGTAACCACCACGAACTTGGCGAATTCCACAAGGTCGGTGGCGCATGGTTCTTCTACGACGGTCGTGCCGTGAAGCAGGAAACTGTCCGTCACGAAGGTCCGGTCGTTGGCCGAAACGATCCGTGCCCGTGCGGTTCCGGCAAGAAGTACAAGAAGTGCTGCGGCGCGAATAAGTAGACAGTAGACAGTAGACGGTAAACAGTTTTAATTAGGCGGCTTTGCCGCGATTATAGAACTTCCTACTTCCTACCGTCTACTTCCTACTAAATAATAATCTTCAACCTTAAATCATTAAGCAAATGTTCAAAGTTTTCGTAGATGGTGAAGCAGGGACCACAGGCCTGCAGATTTATGAGAGACTCGCAAAGCGCACCGACATCGAAGTGTTGCGCATTTCTCCCGAACTCCGCAAAGACATTAACGAACGCAAGCGTCTCATCAACGAGTCCGACGTGACGTTCCTGTGCTTGCCCGATGCAGCAGCTGTCGAAAGTGCCGCCCTCTGCGAAAATCCGAACACTCGCGTGATCGACGCATCGACGGCTCACCGCGTAAACCCCGACTGGACCTACGGGATGCCGGAACTCAGCCCCGCCCAGCGTGAAGCAATTGCAAAGGCCAAGCGTATCGCGAACCCCGGTTGTCATGCCTCGGGCTTTATTCTCGGCGTACACCCGCTGGTTGCCGCAGGAATCCTCCCGAAGAGTGCAAACCTTGCCGCCTACAGCATCACCGGTTATTCCGGCGGCGGCAAGAAGCTAATTGCCGAATACGAAGAAGCTGCAGCTCTTGCACATGCAGCCGGTGAATCCAAGGCAATCATGGCGCCCGCCCCATACGCGCTCGCGCTCGCACACAAGCACCTCCCCGAAATGAAGAAGTACTGCGAACTCGAAAATACGCCGTTCTTCAACCCGGTGCTTGGCCCTTATTACAAGGGCATGGCGGTCACCGTCGCCATCTTTGCAAATGAACTCACCAAGAAGGTCGGCCCCGAAGGACTCACCGAAATCTTGGCGAAGCATTACGAAGATTCCCGTTTTGTGAAGGTGATGCCCTATGAAGCTGCCCCCGTGCTCTTTAACGGCCGCCTTGACGCTACCGTCTGCAACGATACGAACAACGCCCGCATCCAAGTGTTCGGCAACGAAACCGTGATGCAGGTGACGACGATTATCGACAACCTCGGCAAGGGCGCAAGCGGTGCCGCCATCCAGAACATGAATATCGCCCTGGGAATCGATGAAGGCGTAAGCCTTTCCTAGCCACTAACCACCAACCACGAACCACTTCCCATGTTCCTAGACGAAAAATCAATTGAAGTTCGCTCCGGCAAGGGCGGCGATGGCATTTGCAGTTTCCACCGCGAAAAGTTCGTACCCCTCGGCGGTCCCGATGGCGGTGACGGCGGTCGCGGCGGCCATGTGATTCTGCAGGTGAACGAACAGTTTTCCACCCTCCTCGACATGGGCAACGCTCGCCTGTACAAGGCGCAAAGTGGACAACCCGGTGGCGCCAAGCGCTGCACCGGCCGTAGCGCCGAAGACCTGATCGTAGATGTTCCGCGCGGCACCATCGTAAAAGATGCCGAAGGTCGCATTCTCGCAGACCTTACCGAACCCGGCCAGAAGTGGATTGCGGCTCGCGGCGGCAAGGGCGGCATGGGCAACCAGCATTTTGCAACGCCTGCCAACCAGGCCCCGCGCAAGTGCACACCCGGCGAAAAAGGCGAACGTCGCGAACTCTTCTTGGAACTCAAGCTTATGGCAGATGTGGGCCTCGTCGGTTTCCCGAACGCAGGCAAGTCGAGCCTCGTGAACAAGATTTCGAGCGGTCGCCCGAAAGTCGGCGACTATCCGTTCACCACACTCGAACCGGTGCTCGGCATCGTGCAGATGAACGGCCACAGCTTTGTAGTCGCAGACATTCCAGGTCTCTTGGAAGGCGCCAGCGAAGGCAAGGGCCTCGGCCACCAGTTCTTAAAGCATATCGAACGTACGCACACGCTCCTGTTCGTCATCGACGGCTTTGCTGAAAACGCCTACGAGCAGTTCAGCGTCCTTAAGGAAGAACTCAAGGCGTTCCACCCGAAGCTCGCCAAGAAGCCTTACGTGATTGCCCTCAACAAGAGCGACCTCGGCATCGACGAAGCGATCAAACAGTTCAAGGCCCACAAGGAAGCAGTCATCGTGACCTCCGCCGTAACAGGCGACGGCTGCAAGGAACTCACCTTGGCTCTGGACGAAGCCGTGCCCCACGTGCAAAAGAAGAAGGTCGGCTGGGAAAGCAAGAAACTCAGCAGTGCTACCACCGGCATCGACGGCACCGGCAAGAAAATCGCAAAGAGCA
This genomic stretch from Fibrobacter sp. UWB15 harbors:
- a CDS encoding penicillin-binding protein 1A; this translates as MDKVKPVLLSVLNILKGWFTDRRVVKWLIIFAVPVLAAFIAVIAVYNHFSPELPSLSQLEQINPRLVTNIYDMNGKIAHEYFVERREWTSFDSIPENAIHAVMATEDRAFYSHWGMNVWAIPSAVMESALSGKKLRGASTLTQQLTKLLFLTPERTISRKIKEMMTAIRIEQTYTKEEILEFYMNEVYLAGGNYGFQAAGKFYFGRPLDSLTIPELAVLAGMLQRPEAYRPDRHPEAAFERRNTVLYAMRDAGYINDDEYHEYIKTPITLAEKETSNESGLYFYEEIRKYMEKKYGENSLYADGVSINSTIDPDIQAFADSVARVQVEKVRRRVKYRATRRLYLTKKYNMPEDSVVAHFDSVYTLFKKEYLADDLKRPADKRRFPDSILYHHPEIAAILIENESGAIRAMVGGSDFNQSRWNRAVQSLRQPGSSFKPIVYSTAMDNGASPCDSVNDQPVSIPDPDDKDKNKVWRPANFEHDFEGMMTLRRALYKSKNLPAILTGMKYGLNNVVNYARKFGIVRAPLMAVPSLALGSVGATLMEMTSAYTVFPNGGNRIEPYMIESIVDRNGEVIEKNSKVEHEVLRPASAYLMVDMLKDVNIRGTAARVWANGFTHPSGGKTGTTNDYTDCWYIGFTKQYTMGVWVGSDSPGTLGAGHTGTEDALPVWIATMKQLHKDLPRKPFPVPSGVVSKGICNHTGKIAGEFCSEKTYCLYTAGYAPTEVCDGNHFEVKTKSADDATLFSNKGASTAPKPSSSGNGPAKKNTRKMF
- a CDS encoding helix-turn-helix domain-containing protein translates to MEYKDYILSEAIRLVFVESRRQRGLTQNGLSIKSNITRQFISQVEVGKRLPSINTICALANAYNKSLSQLFYEVDRFYPLIENKKRLFKIPSSIAAETRQNMTDYINNAKKQK
- the rlmN gene encoding 23S rRNA (adenine(2503)-C(2))-methyltransferase RlmN is translated as MEWPKNIKTLTEDELKAWLRDQDEKPFRASQIQKWLFCQQVKSYDEMGNISPALREKLANQFSLRALTEEQRMVSVDGTVKWLFKTHDDHHIETVMIPANGRYSVCVSTQVGCAMNCAFCRTAKMGFTRNLEAGEILEEIINVNWYLKDSGLLNEEGKTAQVTNIIFMGMGEPLNNLENVHRVCCTLHNQSLFNMGSKRMTVSTSGVVPKIKELVDRNTPCCLAVSLNSTNNEYRSSVMPVNKTWPIEKLLEAVDEYIRRTDNYVTFEFVLIQDITCTPKAAKELIRICAPRRVKVNAIVLNDGDDPTLHAPTPEQVEDFLAMVRAAEIQITIRNPRGRDILAACGQLAYKKEGK
- a CDS encoding methyltransferase, giving the protein MLTQNLPDFWDNLYAEGKDYWNLKKVTPALTEFFKHPSCPATGSVLVPGAGFGYDAEAWALRGHDVLAVDFAPSAVDELDHLSRKHKNLRSLDLDLFSLSPKDDKRGGQLFDIVYDYCCFTAIHPGRRDEFFEVCYKMMKDDGLLILFLYPLMNGKTLQGPPHATSEGELMARLGGVFDVVERIKPTNSIAGREGKEEIWLLKKCL
- a CDS encoding YchJ family protein is translated as MAKDLCPCGSGKEYCECCEPIIKQKALAASPEALMRSRYTAYVKQEIGWLKESLEPTQRGDFDEPSVTAWSKESEWLGIEIKQTKTEEEKNIGWVEFIARFKQGNITRNHHELGEFHKVGGAWFFYDGRAVKQETVRHEGPVVGRNDPCPCGSGKKYKKCCGANK
- the argC gene encoding N-acetyl-gamma-glutamyl-phosphate reductase, with product MFKVFVDGEAGTTGLQIYERLAKRTDIEVLRISPELRKDINERKRLINESDVTFLCLPDAAAVESAALCENPNTRVIDASTAHRVNPDWTYGMPELSPAQREAIAKAKRIANPGCHASGFILGVHPLVAAGILPKSANLAAYSITGYSGGGKKLIAEYEEAAALAHAAGESKAIMAPAPYALALAHKHLPEMKKYCELENTPFFNPVLGPYYKGMAVTVAIFANELTKKVGPEGLTEILAKHYEDSRFVKVMPYEAAPVLFNGRLDATVCNDTNNARIQVFGNETVMQVTTIIDNLGKGASGAAIQNMNIALGIDEGVSLS
- the obgE gene encoding GTPase ObgE; the protein is MFLDEKSIEVRSGKGGDGICSFHREKFVPLGGPDGGDGGRGGHVILQVNEQFSTLLDMGNARLYKAQSGQPGGAKRCTGRSAEDLIVDVPRGTIVKDAEGRILADLTEPGQKWIAARGGKGGMGNQHFATPANQAPRKCTPGEKGERRELFLELKLMADVGLVGFPNAGKSSLVNKISSGRPKVGDYPFTTLEPVLGIVQMNGHSFVVADIPGLLEGASEGKGLGHQFLKHIERTHTLLFVIDGFAENAYEQFSVLKEELKAFHPKLAKKPYVIALNKSDLGIDEAIKQFKAHKEAVIVTSAVTGDGCKELTLALDEAVPHVQKKKVGWESKKLSSATTGIDGTGKKIAKSKASSASKISAKTGSKAASAKTARSKKKA